A window of Pseudobacteriovorax antillogorgiicola contains these coding sequences:
- a CDS encoding GNAT family N-acetyltransferase, whose product MMQNFDLNESILVPYDKSYFEKARRWLQRESVSKWLDMGLGKQKLSDIELHVFLLNHNNKIFLYGPSEDNLVGLMCLNGFTHRMGLGEVWGIRGEAGGSRYLTISAFLRVIATGFFDCNLESISTWVAEPNFLSHKVHERCGFKPTGRLRQAYVLDGRRCDRILYDVTREEFSRAYPNVLSFRKMKSATQEGTEC is encoded by the coding sequence ATGATGCAGAACTTTGATCTCAATGAATCCATACTCGTCCCCTACGACAAGAGTTACTTTGAAAAGGCCAGGCGCTGGCTCCAGAGAGAAAGCGTTTCGAAGTGGTTAGATATGGGTCTGGGTAAGCAGAAACTAAGCGATATTGAATTGCACGTCTTCCTTCTCAATCATAACAACAAGATTTTTCTTTATGGTCCGTCTGAAGACAATCTGGTTGGATTAATGTGCTTGAATGGTTTTACGCATCGCATGGGCCTTGGAGAAGTTTGGGGTATTCGTGGTGAAGCAGGAGGAAGTCGCTATCTTACTATTTCAGCTTTTCTGCGAGTAATCGCGACAGGTTTTTTTGATTGTAACCTTGAGTCAATCAGTACCTGGGTTGCAGAACCAAATTTCTTGTCCCACAAGGTTCATGAACGCTGCGGCTTCAAACCTACGGGACGACTTCGGCAGGCTTATGTCTTAGATGGGAGGCGCTGTGATCGCATTCTCTATGATGTGACTCGCGAAGAGTTTTCCCGGGCTTATCCAAATGTTCTAAGCTTCCGTAAGATGAAGTCCGCTACCCAGGAGGGGACTGAATGCTAA
- a CDS encoding ATP-grasp domain-containing protein — protein sequence MSKHILVLARGESRNYRLANGKPVFCDLDARVSVFTDKKNKDILLELDDIHAGHIVRWRRHQAILELAKEIHRVNPLCAVAAFSEEDVELAASIRREIGISGTDSDTAKKFRDKVYMKEMLAGAKTFRNPHFKGVFTKRDTEEFLDKYGKVVLKPRDSQGSKGVAIIENNEQIEEWFADDPPLHEFQLEEFVDGVLYHINSLVQGERAVFHSVAPYIPEMGNIDYYEGRPFVSVIETEPKVCETLEAVANEVITLLGLQKGVTHLEVFLNNKGEIVFCEVAARAGGGGIVAMIEEASGVNLNRELLKIELDEGWTDSLVPIGEERRSCGLIGIRNHRFGSVTSIPSLAEFKNTWIHRSEINSRIGMTALPASHCTDFSAFFIVSGKSYQETLDRILSINMHFNEHFKVESL from the coding sequence ATGTCAAAGCATATTTTAGTACTAGCGCGAGGAGAAAGTCGAAACTACCGACTCGCAAATGGCAAGCCTGTTTTTTGTGACCTTGATGCTAGGGTTTCGGTATTCACTGATAAAAAAAACAAAGATATTCTGCTCGAATTGGATGACATTCACGCGGGGCACATTGTCCGCTGGAGGCGCCATCAGGCAATCCTTGAGTTGGCAAAAGAAATTCATAGAGTAAATCCTCTTTGCGCTGTTGCAGCTTTCTCCGAAGAGGACGTCGAGCTTGCGGCAAGTATCCGGAGGGAGATTGGCATTTCTGGAACCGATTCGGATACTGCGAAGAAATTTCGTGATAAGGTCTATATGAAAGAGATGCTCGCCGGAGCGAAAACGTTCCGTAACCCGCACTTTAAAGGCGTGTTTACGAAAAGAGACACTGAAGAATTCTTAGACAAGTATGGTAAGGTCGTTCTAAAACCTCGGGATAGCCAAGGTTCAAAAGGCGTTGCTATCATTGAAAATAATGAGCAGATAGAAGAATGGTTTGCTGATGATCCACCCCTCCACGAATTTCAACTTGAAGAGTTTGTCGATGGAGTTCTCTATCATATCAATTCTTTGGTGCAGGGGGAACGAGCTGTTTTTCACTCAGTTGCTCCTTATATTCCTGAAATGGGGAATATCGATTATTACGAAGGACGACCATTCGTTTCAGTCATCGAAACTGAGCCAAAAGTCTGCGAGACCCTAGAAGCTGTCGCTAATGAAGTTATCACTCTTCTCGGTCTGCAGAAAGGCGTCACCCACCTAGAGGTTTTCCTTAATAACAAAGGTGAGATCGTGTTTTGTGAAGTCGCAGCGCGAGCAGGGGGTGGAGGTATCGTCGCCATGATTGAAGAGGCCAGTGGAGTCAATCTGAATCGTGAGCTACTAAAAATTGAGCTTGATGAGGGTTGGACAGATTCGCTAGTGCCAATTGGTGAGGAGCGGAGATCCTGTGGCTTAATTGGAATACGCAACCATAGATTTGGAAGCGTAACATCTATCCCTAGTCTAGCTGAATTCAAGAACACCTGGATTCACCGATCAGAGATAAATTCCAGAATTGGAATGACAGCATTACCAGCGTCTCACTGTACAGATTTTTCAGCTTTCTTCATCGTTTCGGGTAAGTCTTATCAAGAAACGTTAGATCGTATTTTAAGTATAAATATGCATTTCAACGAACATTTTAAAGTAGAATCACTGTAG
- a CDS encoding acyl carrier protein, producing the protein MLARDKVQGDAALKLKQILFNVLGTDESIAIEDDTNLFEIGLVSINVVEVLTQIEEVFHFTIDIEDVSPELFAQFGTLRDFVRRKIK; encoded by the coding sequence ATGCTAGCAAGAGATAAAGTGCAAGGCGATGCAGCGCTAAAACTAAAGCAGATCCTTTTCAATGTACTAGGCACAGATGAGTCTATTGCAATCGAAGATGATACAAATCTCTTCGAGATTGGTCTAGTTTCAATAAACGTTGTGGAAGTCCTAACGCAGATAGAAGAGGTTTTTCATTTCACGATCGATATCGAGGATGTTTCACCAGAGCTTTTCGCGCAGTTTGGAACTCTTAGAGACTTTGTTAGAAGGAAGATAAAGTGA
- a CDS encoding pentapeptide repeat-containing protein, whose protein sequence is MSLIQLEDKDYKIVAQDSKLRASSFTDCLLSEVKFVDSNFQNSLFKECSFKDTSFQEVDLSGVSISDCEYQGMTIEGVPVRDLITVYKEKMGL, encoded by the coding sequence ATGTCTCTCATTCAACTAGAAGATAAAGATTATAAAATAGTCGCGCAAGACTCAAAGCTAAGAGCAAGCAGTTTTACTGACTGTCTCTTGAGTGAAGTAAAATTTGTAGACTCGAACTTTCAGAATAGTCTTTTTAAAGAATGTTCCTTTAAGGATACCTCATTTCAAGAAGTAGATCTTTCCGGAGTTTCAATTTCTGACTGTGAATACCAAGGTATGACTATTGAAGGAGTGCCTGTAAGAGATCTGATTACGGTCTATAAAGAGAAAATGGGGCTGTAG
- a CDS encoding acyl-CoA dehydrogenase family protein, whose amino-acid sequence MFLDKLVHQDMDALKKDFPEEGVAFEEVLHHLPTYVVPSDKTSSICPSLWNTLNLYFLNRMNIPLNLGGLNIASKAYHRTLLFEEMGRIGPGISISLPGPGLSMPPVFALGTREQQESYVKDFLTDSEPVWGAFAITEPSCGSDATAIQTRIDKDGDSFLLSGEKCFVTNGARATKLVVFASIAPDKGRFGIRAFVVDRAKAGVSIDRVENMMGLRPSQLTNFSFDRVRLESSDMLGHTGKRGPLIDAFAGAQQAWDYMRPCLAAVINGCCLSALNLAEHSLKTDQSSLTVKQILNLESKISLWRLRLDAARGLCFKAVRKYDEGASCSLEASMAKASSSSLAMEIAHELYDIFHYEACQPGSFWQRFYRDAKAFDILEGTGDMQRMMVAQLYRP is encoded by the coding sequence ATGTTTCTGGATAAACTTGTACATCAAGATATGGATGCTTTAAAAAAGGATTTCCCAGAGGAAGGAGTAGCGTTTGAAGAAGTACTTCACCACTTGCCAACTTATGTAGTTCCTTCTGATAAGACAAGTAGTATCTGTCCTTCATTATGGAACACATTGAATCTGTATTTTCTCAATCGCATGAATATCCCCCTGAATTTAGGGGGACTAAATATTGCTTCGAAAGCATACCATCGAACCTTGCTGTTCGAAGAAATGGGTAGAATCGGACCGGGCATTTCTATTTCTCTGCCCGGTCCTGGACTTTCAATGCCCCCTGTTTTCGCACTTGGTACTCGAGAGCAACAAGAATCGTATGTTAAAGACTTCCTCACCGATTCAGAACCTGTTTGGGGGGCTTTTGCCATCACTGAGCCTTCCTGTGGCTCAGATGCTACTGCAATACAAACACGCATCGATAAAGATGGTGACTCTTTCCTACTAAGCGGCGAGAAGTGTTTTGTAACCAATGGAGCACGAGCGACGAAGCTAGTTGTTTTTGCTAGCATAGCACCTGATAAAGGCCGCTTTGGGATCCGAGCTTTTGTCGTAGATAGAGCAAAAGCTGGCGTTTCAATCGACCGAGTCGAAAATATGATGGGGCTTAGGCCGAGTCAACTAACTAATTTTTCATTCGATCGAGTGAGGCTAGAAAGCAGTGATATGCTTGGACACACTGGCAAAAGAGGGCCTTTGATAGACGCCTTTGCAGGTGCTCAGCAAGCCTGGGACTACATGAGACCATGTTTAGCAGCAGTTATCAACGGCTGTTGCTTGTCAGCGCTAAATTTAGCAGAGCATAGTCTCAAAACAGATCAAAGTAGTCTAACTGTCAAGCAAATCCTCAATCTTGAGAGCAAGATTAGTCTCTGGAGGCTTCGACTAGATGCTGCTCGCGGCTTATGCTTTAAGGCAGTAAGAAAGTACGATGAAGGTGCTTCATGCTCCTTGGAAGCTTCTATGGCTAAAGCATCTAGTTCTAGCTTGGCTATGGAAATCGCTCACGAACTATATGATATCTTTCACTATGAAGCTTGTCAGCCAGGAAGTTTTTGGCAAAGGTTCTATCGAGATGCGAAGGCCTTCGATATTCTAGAGGGTACGGGTGATATGCAAAGGATGATGGTTGCACAATTGTACAGACCTTAA
- a CDS encoding acyl-CoA dehydrogenase family protein → MLHSIAQEHNFIFEQLETCFRRSKPIWMEGKRDSHAYHDLLESIRQLDIPSCMWMLESDQGSQDYTITLYELSKNVAEQDLGLAMEGLGGLVQEYALELSSGSLDSLFLTSVGVLSSGSTPPKSQLGLAFSRNAGSLQIHKLQHGSQADLDLLGLEYTNLLLSESCGTKAIKEDKVATLARYGRALLLGMLTGTLKRMLKEAMAYSRVRKSSGKAIFHHQAISLRLGSIAMDYESLDLLAKQSFLVRDQPLQLKSFLAALSHYAHGVCKESVQVAGGHGYVDGLPLKRLYEESKGFVSFLILVLEG, encoded by the coding sequence ATGCTTCATTCGATAGCTCAGGAACATAACTTTATCTTCGAACAATTGGAAACCTGCTTTCGCAGAAGCAAGCCTATTTGGATGGAAGGTAAGAGAGATAGCCACGCTTATCATGATTTGCTGGAATCCATTCGCCAACTCGATATACCATCGTGCATGTGGATGTTGGAAAGCGACCAGGGGTCACAAGATTATACGATTACTTTGTACGAGTTATCTAAGAATGTCGCTGAGCAAGATCTTGGTCTCGCTATGGAGGGCCTGGGAGGTCTTGTTCAAGAATATGCTTTAGAGCTTTCCAGTGGAAGTCTAGACTCTTTGTTTCTGACATCTGTCGGTGTACTTAGCAGTGGGTCTACGCCCCCCAAAAGCCAGCTAGGTTTAGCCTTTAGCAGAAATGCGGGAAGTCTCCAGATCCATAAATTACAGCATGGTTCTCAAGCCGATCTTGACCTGTTAGGGCTTGAGTACACAAACCTGCTATTGTCAGAATCTTGCGGCACTAAGGCAATTAAAGAAGACAAGGTAGCAACTCTTGCGCGCTATGGACGTGCACTTTTGCTCGGTATGCTGACGGGAACTCTCAAGCGAATGCTGAAGGAAGCGATGGCCTATAGTAGAGTACGAAAATCCTCTGGTAAGGCTATCTTTCATCATCAAGCTATAAGTTTGAGGTTGGGCAGCATCGCTATGGACTATGAATCTTTGGATCTTTTGGCCAAGCAAAGCTTTCTAGTTCGTGACCAGCCATTACAATTAAAGTCATTTTTAGCAGCATTGAGCCACTATGCTCATGGTGTTTGCAAGGAATCGGTGCAAGTTGCAGGTGGTCATGGCTACGTCGATGGCTTGCCTCTCAAACGTCTCTATGAGGAATCTAAGGGTTTTGTGAGTTTCTTAATACTAGTATTAGAGGGCTAA
- a CDS encoding acyl-CoA ligase (AMP-forming), exosortase A system-associated, giving the protein MSAAFLIHHLYEEHLKKCGEETAIVDQDIGYSYLDLHRRVDKLECTLRSLAFKRGDRIAIFLPKSIDFIVCVLAISRSGLVFIPINPSLKSDQVRHILEDSESSAIITSKLKLDLLGGQFRDDSHSWQRLIIKDNELFHDGKLVSPASYSDDTLQPTETDLAALFYTSGSTGQPKGVMLSHRNIVAGAMSVASYLKNCKSDRILAALPFSFDAGFSQITTSLFAGSRLILFDFLSGQQLISALVKYQITGLTAVPPIFMALSSASRPTGTSLSLRYFANTGGKLPVPILKNIRAMFPEALPFLMYGLTEAFRSTFLEPHEVEYRPESIGKAIPNVEILVINDRMKVCKAGEVGELVHRGPLVSQGYWRSPEKTAMRFKPLSLIEGLEESKEIAVFSGDQVYQDDEGYMFFVGRMDGMIKTSGYRVSPEEIEEIIYRSNLVEEVVAFGVDDIKLGQKIEVVCYANGHSQKVNYSTDLLNYCRKKMPGYMVPQKIHVSTRALPRNGNGKLDRARLTSECLETLLS; this is encoded by the coding sequence ATGAGCGCAGCGTTTCTTATTCATCATCTTTACGAAGAACACTTGAAAAAATGCGGAGAAGAGACTGCAATTGTTGATCAAGATATAGGTTATAGTTATCTTGACTTGCATAGAAGAGTTGACAAACTAGAGTGCACGCTACGATCTCTGGCGTTTAAACGAGGCGATCGTATTGCTATCTTTCTGCCAAAAAGCATAGACTTTATTGTTTGTGTCCTAGCTATAAGCCGCTCAGGCCTAGTGTTTATTCCCATAAATCCAAGTCTTAAGTCAGATCAAGTGCGGCATATTTTAGAAGATAGCGAAAGCTCTGCGATCATAACATCGAAGCTTAAACTTGATCTTCTTGGTGGTCAATTTCGCGATGATTCCCATTCATGGCAAAGATTGATTATTAAAGACAACGAATTGTTTCATGATGGCAAGCTAGTGAGTCCCGCATCATACTCGGACGATACGTTACAACCCACTGAGACGGACCTAGCAGCACTTTTTTATACATCGGGATCGACGGGTCAACCGAAAGGCGTCATGCTTTCTCATCGAAACATTGTTGCCGGGGCAATGAGTGTTGCTTCATATCTGAAGAATTGCAAAAGTGATCGTATTCTAGCTGCACTACCATTCTCTTTTGATGCTGGTTTTTCTCAGATTACTACCTCGTTGTTTGCCGGGTCCAGACTTATTCTGTTCGATTTCCTTTCAGGGCAGCAGTTGATATCGGCCCTTGTCAAGTACCAAATTACAGGATTAACTGCGGTACCTCCAATATTTATGGCGTTGAGCTCTGCTTCTAGGCCTACAGGCACAAGTCTGTCATTGCGTTATTTTGCCAATACTGGAGGGAAGTTACCTGTTCCGATACTAAAAAATATTCGCGCAATGTTTCCGGAAGCTCTACCTTTTCTAATGTATGGTTTGACAGAAGCCTTTCGCTCAACGTTCTTAGAGCCACATGAGGTTGAATACCGTCCCGAATCAATTGGTAAAGCGATTCCCAACGTTGAGATTCTCGTTATCAATGACCGCATGAAGGTTTGTAAGGCAGGCGAGGTCGGTGAACTCGTTCATCGGGGGCCATTGGTCAGTCAAGGCTATTGGCGGTCCCCAGAAAAAACAGCTATGCGCTTCAAACCTCTATCGTTGATTGAGGGCTTGGAAGAAAGCAAAGAAATTGCCGTTTTCTCGGGAGACCAAGTATATCAAGACGACGAGGGCTATATGTTCTTTGTTGGTCGCATGGACGGCATGATTAAGACTTCTGGCTATCGCGTGTCTCCCGAAGAAATTGAAGAGATCATTTACCGGTCAAATCTAGTTGAGGAGGTCGTAGCCTTCGGTGTGGATGACATTAAGCTAGGCCAGAAGATCGAAGTCGTTTGCTATGCAAACGGTCATTCTCAAAAGGTTAACTATAGTACAGATTTATTGAACTACTGCCGTAAGAAAATGCCAGGATACATGGTTCCACAAAAGATACATGTTTCAACAAGAGCCTTACCGAGAAATGGCAACGGAAAACTCGATAGAGCTCGTCTAACATCTGAATGTTTGGAGACACTTCTCTCATGA
- a CDS encoding pyridoxal-dependent decarboxylase, exosortase A system-associated codes for MKKFYETALDLFQDDPSMTYKNLPLMRNLERFQGPSYVYYRDMIDNRLSTFKDGLNDIIKIHYAIKANPNPHIVEHLARHADGFDLASGFELDLALNTGVHPSRISIAGPAKSLSELRSAASVGATVNIESQRELDIIGQLSEEMGFSCPVALRINVPFETKGFGLKMGGSPRQFGIDWDQVPAMIDRLTSYQLDFQGLHLFSGSQNLDTEQISIVQEKSYDLARKLADDFQLTMKKINLGGGLGIPYYPNDRALDSTEIKLGLNRIAEQAARDFDNVTLALELGRYLVGEAGIYVCEVIDIKRSGGVNYAITNGGLHHHLLATGNFGQVIRRSFPIKVLGKTGVEDSYRITGCLCTPLDIFASDIKLPRLEVGDKILVFQSGAYGKSSSPSGFLSHPDAKETLI; via the coding sequence ATGAAGAAATTTTATGAAACCGCCTTGGACTTGTTTCAAGATGATCCGAGTATGACCTACAAAAATCTTCCACTAATGCGAAATTTAGAAAGATTTCAAGGTCCAAGCTACGTCTATTATAGAGATATGATCGACAATCGTTTGTCCACTTTTAAAGATGGCTTGAACGACATTATTAAGATTCATTATGCCATCAAGGCAAACCCAAACCCTCATATAGTAGAGCACCTAGCGAGGCATGCAGATGGTTTTGATCTGGCTTCTGGTTTTGAGTTAGACCTTGCTCTAAATACAGGCGTACATCCTAGCCGTATATCAATAGCGGGGCCTGCAAAATCACTATCGGAACTTCGCTCAGCGGCCTCAGTCGGTGCGACAGTAAACATCGAGAGCCAGAGGGAGCTGGACATTATCGGTCAGCTGAGTGAAGAGATGGGATTTTCATGCCCCGTAGCTCTAAGAATCAATGTTCCTTTTGAAACTAAGGGTTTTGGATTAAAAATGGGGGGATCACCAAGGCAGTTTGGAATCGATTGGGATCAAGTACCAGCTATGATCGATCGCTTGACTTCCTATCAACTTGACTTTCAGGGACTTCATCTGTTTTCTGGATCACAGAATTTGGATACTGAGCAGATCTCGATAGTTCAGGAAAAATCCTATGACCTAGCTCGAAAGCTTGCTGATGACTTCCAATTGACTATGAAAAAGATCAATCTCGGCGGAGGGCTTGGCATTCCCTATTACCCCAATGATCGAGCGCTCGATTCAACGGAAATAAAGCTAGGACTTAATCGAATTGCCGAACAAGCTGCACGAGATTTCGACAACGTGACCCTAGCTCTAGAATTGGGTCGCTACCTGGTAGGTGAAGCTGGAATCTATGTTTGTGAAGTTATCGATATTAAACGCTCAGGAGGCGTGAACTATGCAATTACAAATGGAGGTCTACACCATCACCTTTTAGCAACAGGAAACTTTGGGCAAGTCATACGCCGAAGTTTCCCTATTAAAGTGCTCGGGAAGACAGGGGTAGAAGATTCCTATAGGATTACCGGTTGCCTTTGTACACCTCTCGATATCTTCGCATCAGATATCAAGCTTCCCAGACTTGAAGTAGGTGACAAGATATTAGTATTTCAATCTGGAGCCTACGGAAAGAGTTCGAGTCCATCTGGATTCCTAAGTCATCCCGATGCTAAAGAAACCCTCATCTAG
- a CDS encoding MATE family efflux transporter — MQSLWLTFAQLAPFSLGFIMHRILGTLDTYGAFGLLDKLSFATILGGTGMMQALYFFCGKNLGQGNEDGYKHSLANGLFLAFFLAVSLSTLIYSSGVLFRLIGIDPHLSHLTDELAPFMAIIIVPTMILAPIKIHLVLNQKAGHVSFLFAFGAMVGAILCYFVMEREDLNPLQTTQGILLAGGIANSLILLASIPFCLGTRVKFPGPFLLSSSFSWQSQKEIISMGWPISGVILLENFAILLSLFMIGTFWPQYTAIHTIALLWVSIGLLVSLGVSQAIVQRISILWSQGELLEGRRFCLVAIMITLGFSTALMYAFSYYPYETLSLFHQREFSGIEVKKMVPFFMMQAGILCTLQSLIIVLAAILRGIGQTRAPLVQALLGYGIFGGLSQYLFAFSLAMGATGLWFGMNLGFAITVLILFRKVVEEINLFRIH; from the coding sequence ATGCAGTCGCTATGGTTAACCTTTGCACAGCTTGCTCCGTTCTCGCTAGGCTTTATCATGCATCGAATCCTCGGCACCTTGGACACGTATGGTGCATTCGGACTCCTTGATAAGCTGAGTTTTGCTACAATACTTGGCGGTACTGGAATGATGCAAGCACTCTACTTCTTCTGTGGTAAAAATTTAGGACAAGGCAATGAGGATGGCTACAAGCATTCCTTGGCTAACGGATTGTTTCTAGCATTTTTTTTGGCAGTAAGTCTATCTACTTTGATCTACTCTTCAGGGGTTCTCTTTCGCTTAATTGGAATTGACCCCCACTTAAGTCACCTCACAGATGAGTTGGCTCCCTTCATGGCCATCATCATAGTACCGACAATGATTTTAGCTCCTATTAAAATTCACCTAGTCCTGAATCAAAAAGCCGGACACGTATCCTTCCTGTTCGCATTCGGAGCGATGGTTGGAGCCATCCTCTGTTACTTCGTGATGGAGAGAGAAGACTTAAATCCATTACAGACGACACAAGGGATTCTCTTAGCGGGAGGAATTGCGAATAGTTTGATACTACTCGCATCTATTCCTTTCTGTTTAGGTACTAGGGTTAAATTCCCAGGACCCTTTTTGCTTTCGTCTAGCTTCTCCTGGCAATCACAAAAAGAGATAATCAGTATGGGTTGGCCCATAAGTGGCGTCATTCTCTTAGAAAATTTTGCAATTCTTCTGTCTCTCTTTATGATTGGTACGTTTTGGCCCCAGTATACCGCTATCCATACTATTGCTCTATTATGGGTTAGTATTGGTTTGCTTGTATCACTAGGAGTCTCTCAGGCCATTGTGCAGAGAATAAGTATCCTTTGGTCTCAGGGGGAACTCTTAGAAGGAAGGCGATTTTGCCTAGTTGCAATTATGATCACTTTGGGATTTTCAACAGCCCTCATGTACGCATTTAGCTACTATCCATACGAGACTCTATCTTTATTCCATCAAAGGGAGTTCTCAGGTATCGAAGTAAAAAAGATGGTTCCCTTCTTTATGATGCAGGCTGGGATTCTGTGTACTCTGCAGAGCCTTATTATTGTTTTAGCTGCCATCTTAAGAGGAATCGGTCAAACACGAGCTCCCCTAGTCCAAGCGCTACTTGGCTACGGCATATTCGGCGGTCTGAGCCAGTACCTCTTTGCCTTCAGTCTAGCAATGGGAGCAACTGGCCTTTGGTTTGGCATGAATCTGGGTTTCGCAATTACAGTCCTAATTTTGTTTAGAAAAGTGGTTGAGGAAATCAACCTATTTCGAATTCATTAA
- a CDS encoding ABC transporter ATP-binding protein, which produces MELVVEGINKYYSLGEQSYQALRGVSARFQDDGLVALVGPSGSGKSTLLHCLGLIDPVESGQIYFEGQRIDSLGDDKKSSFRLSRFGFIFQSYHLIPTLSVVENVALPAIYLSRDVRRSQSYAKHLLERVGLGEFNKRRVSQLSGGQRQRVAIARSLVNRPRIIFADEPTANLDSSTSGDVLDLFQEIVAEEQIMAIVSTHDPEVAQRANRIIKMKDGQLEVTQ; this is translated from the coding sequence ATGGAACTAGTAGTTGAAGGTATTAATAAGTACTACTCTTTAGGGGAACAAAGCTACCAAGCGCTTAGAGGAGTATCTGCTCGGTTTCAAGATGATGGCCTAGTCGCGCTAGTAGGACCAAGCGGATCTGGAAAATCGACTCTACTCCACTGTCTTGGCCTCATTGATCCTGTTGAATCAGGACAAATCTATTTTGAAGGACAACGTATCGACAGTCTAGGAGACGATAAGAAAAGTAGTTTTCGGCTTTCGCGATTCGGATTTATTTTTCAGTCCTATCACTTAATTCCCACTCTCAGTGTGGTAGAGAATGTTGCCTTACCAGCTATATACCTTAGTCGTGATGTGAGGCGGAGTCAGTCGTATGCTAAGCACCTCTTAGAACGAGTCGGACTTGGTGAATTTAATAAGAGACGAGTTAGCCAGTTGAGCGGTGGTCAGAGGCAGAGGGTTGCTATAGCACGGTCTTTGGTCAATCGACCGCGTATCATCTTTGCAGATGAGCCCACCGCAAATTTGGATTCGAGTACCTCAGGTGATGTCTTGGACCTATTTCAAGAGATTGTGGCGGAAGAGCAGATTATGGCAATTGTTTCTACTCATGACCCCGAAGTGGCCCAGCGGGCGAATCGCATTATCAAGATGAAAGATGGCCAGTTGGAGGTGACTCAATGA